One stretch of Pseudomonas azotoformans DNA includes these proteins:
- the quiC gene encoding 3-dehydroshikimate dehydratase QuiC, with protein sequence MQRSIATVSLSGTLPEKLEAIAAAGFDGVEIFENDLLYYDGSPREVRQMCADLGIAITLFQPFRDFEGCRRDRLARNLERAERKFDLMQELGTDLVLVCSNASADCVGDERILLDDLSLLAEHAGRRGLRIGYEALAWGKHVNTWQQVWNLVRQVDHPSLGVLLDSFHTLSLKGDPSAIAEIPGDKIFFVQMADAPILAMDVLEWSRHFRCFPGQGEFDLAGFLAPIIKSGYTGPLSLEIFNDGFRAAPTRANAADGLRSLLYLEEKTRERLKQQAPAQPVEILFDTPAASEYDGIEFLEFAVDESLGAKLTHWLERLGFVKAGQHRSKSVSLLRQGDINLILNCEPYSFAHNFFEAHGPSLCATAIRVKDSAKALERAVAYKGQPYRGLVGPNELELAAVRAPDGSLIYLVDPSEGALYDTDFNLQPAASSSGGLLRIDHMAMALPADSLDSWVLFYKSLLDFEADDEVVLPDPYGLVKSRALRSRCSSIRLPLNISENRNTAISHALSSYRGSGVHHIAFDCADIFAEVRRAKEAGVPLLDIPLNYYDDLAARFDFDDEFLSELAYYNVLYDRDAQGGELFHVYTEPFEGRFFFEIIQRKNGYAGYGAANVAVRLAAMAKSRSGAVRQARL encoded by the coding sequence ATGCAACGCTCTATTGCCACCGTTTCCTTGAGCGGAACCCTGCCGGAGAAACTCGAAGCCATCGCGGCGGCCGGGTTCGACGGTGTAGAAATCTTCGAAAACGACCTGTTGTATTACGACGGTAGCCCCCGCGAAGTTAGGCAAATGTGTGCCGACCTGGGCATTGCCATCACCTTGTTCCAACCGTTTCGTGACTTCGAAGGTTGCCGCCGTGACCGCCTGGCCCGCAACCTGGAACGCGCCGAACGCAAATTCGACTTGATGCAGGAACTGGGCACCGATCTGGTGCTGGTGTGCAGCAATGCCTCGGCTGACTGTGTGGGCGACGAGCGCATTTTGCTCGATGACCTCAGCCTGCTCGCCGAACACGCCGGCCGTCGTGGCTTGCGCATCGGTTATGAAGCGCTGGCCTGGGGCAAGCATGTGAACACCTGGCAACAGGTGTGGAACCTGGTACGTCAGGTCGATCATCCGAGCCTTGGCGTATTGCTCGACAGCTTCCACACCCTGTCCCTCAAGGGCGACCCGAGCGCGATTGCCGAGATCCCCGGCGACAAGATTTTCTTCGTGCAAATGGCTGACGCGCCGATCCTGGCCATGGACGTGTTGGAGTGGAGTCGGCATTTCCGCTGCTTCCCCGGCCAAGGCGAATTCGACCTGGCGGGCTTCCTCGCGCCGATCATCAAGAGCGGCTACACCGGGCCATTGTCCCTGGAAATTTTCAACGACGGCTTCCGCGCCGCGCCCACTCGTGCGAATGCGGCGGATGGCCTGCGCTCCCTGCTGTACCTGGAGGAGAAAACCCGCGAACGCCTGAAACAGCAAGCACCGGCGCAACCGGTGGAGATTCTGTTTGATACCCCTGCTGCCAGCGAATACGACGGCATCGAGTTCCTCGAATTCGCCGTGGACGAGAGCCTTGGCGCCAAGCTGACCCATTGGCTGGAACGCCTGGGTTTCGTCAAGGCCGGGCAGCATCGCTCCAAGAGCGTGAGCTTGTTGCGCCAGGGCGATATCAACCTGATCCTCAACTGTGAACCCTATTCGTTTGCCCACAACTTTTTCGAAGCCCATGGACCGTCGTTGTGCGCCACCGCGATTCGGGTCAAGGACAGCGCCAAGGCCCTGGAGCGGGCGGTGGCGTACAAGGGGCAACCGTATCGTGGCCTGGTCGGGCCGAATGAGCTGGAGCTGGCGGCGGTGCGTGCGCCGGATGGCAGCCTGATCTACTTGGTGGACCCCAGCGAAGGCGCGCTATACGACACTGACTTCAACCTGCAGCCCGCAGCGTCGTCCAGCGGCGGCTTGCTGCGCATCGACCACATGGCCATGGCCTTGCCGGCTGATAGCCTCGACAGCTGGGTGCTGTTCTACAAGAGCCTGCTGGATTTCGAAGCCGATGACGAAGTGGTGCTGCCCGACCCTTATGGCTTGGTGAAAAGCCGCGCGCTGCGCAGCCGTTGCAGCTCGATCCGCCTGCCGCTGAACATTTCCGAGAACCGCAACACCGCGATTTCCCACGCGCTGTCGAGCTATCGCGGCTCGGGCGTGCACCACATTGCGTTCGACTGTGCGGACATTTTCGCCGAAGTGCGCCGCGCCAAAGAGGCCGGGGTGCCGCTGCTGGATATCCCGCTCAACTATTACGACGACCTGGCGGCGCGTTTCGATTTCGACGATGAGTTCCTCAGTGAGCTGGCGTACTACAACGTGCTGTACGACCGCGACGCCCAGGGCGGTGAGTTGTTTCATGTGTACACCGAACCCTTCGAAGGGCGGTTTTTCTTCGAGATCATCCAGCGCAAGAACGGTTATGCCGGCTACGGCGCGGCCAACGTGGCGGTGCGCCTGGCGGCCATGGCCAAATCGCGCAGCGGCGCGGTGCGCCAGGCGCGTTTATAA
- a CDS encoding MFS transporter: MPLQNSVLADRPGTPHAGIGDKIRGALAVGKTRWGMLALVFFATTLNYIDRAALGVMQPILAKEMSWTAMDYANINFWFQVGYAIGFVLQGRLIDRVGVKRVFFCAVLLWSLATGAHGLATSAVGFMVCRFILGLTEAANYPACVKTTRLWFPAGERAVATGIFNAGTNVGAMMTPMLLPLILHVWGWQAAFLCMSALGGIWLLFWGLKYFNPEDHPTVKQSELDYVQQEVEPEQPRVPFSRILRMRGTWAFALAYSLTAPVFWFYLYWLPPFLNQQYNLGINVTQMGIPLIIIYLTADFGSVGGGILSSFLIGRGMNSIKARLLSMLLFACCIVGVIMAAGSSQLWVAVFAISLAIGAHQAWTANIWSLVMDYTPKHMMSTVFGFGGMCAAIGGMFMTQIVGHILTVTNNNYTVLFTLIPAMYFIALTWMYFMAPRKIPTVDV, translated from the coding sequence ATGCCTCTGCAAAACTCCGTCCTGGCCGACCGCCCGGGCACCCCGCACGCCGGCATCGGCGACAAGATCCGCGGCGCCCTGGCCGTGGGTAAAACGCGCTGGGGCATGTTGGCCCTGGTGTTCTTCGCCACCACCCTCAACTACATCGACCGCGCCGCATTGGGCGTGATGCAGCCTATCCTCGCCAAGGAGATGAGCTGGACGGCGATGGACTACGCCAACATCAACTTCTGGTTCCAGGTCGGCTACGCCATCGGCTTTGTGCTGCAGGGTCGCTTGATCGACCGGGTCGGCGTGAAACGCGTGTTTTTTTGCGCGGTCCTGTTGTGGAGCCTGGCCACCGGCGCCCACGGCCTGGCCACCTCGGCGGTGGGCTTCATGGTCTGTCGTTTCATTCTCGGGCTGACCGAAGCCGCCAACTACCCGGCCTGTGTCAAGACCACACGCCTGTGGTTCCCGGCCGGCGAACGGGCAGTGGCCACCGGTATCTTCAACGCCGGCACCAACGTTGGCGCGATGATGACGCCGATGCTGCTGCCGTTGATCCTGCACGTGTGGGGCTGGCAGGCGGCGTTCCTGTGCATGTCGGCGCTCGGCGGGATCTGGCTACTGTTCTGGGGCTTGAAATACTTCAACCCGGAAGACCATCCCACCGTTAAACAGTCCGAACTGGACTACGTGCAGCAGGAAGTCGAACCAGAACAACCCCGCGTGCCCTTCAGCCGCATCCTGCGCATGCGCGGCACCTGGGCCTTCGCCCTCGCCTACTCGCTGACCGCGCCGGTGTTCTGGTTCTACCTGTACTGGCTGCCGCCGTTCCTGAACCAGCAATACAACCTGGGCATCAACGTGACCCAGATGGGTATCCCGCTGATCATCATCTACCTGACCGCCGACTTCGGCAGCGTGGGCGGAGGGATTCTGTCGTCGTTCCTGATCGGCCGAGGCATGAATTCGATCAAGGCGCGGTTGCTGTCGATGCTGCTGTTTGCCTGCTGCATCGTCGGCGTGATCATGGCTGCCGGCTCCAGCCAGTTGTGGGTCGCGGTGTTTGCCATCTCCCTGGCGATTGGCGCGCACCAGGCCTGGACCGCCAACATCTGGAGCCTGGTGATGGACTACACGCCCAAGCACATGATGAGCACGGTGTTCGGTTTTGGTGGCATGTGCGCGGCCATCGGCGGCATGTTCATGACCCAGATCGTCGGCCACATCCTCACGGTCACGAACAACAACTACACCGTGTTGTTCACCCTGATCCCGGCGATGTACTTCATTGCGCTGACCTGGATGTACTTCATGGCACCGCGCAAGATCCCGACCGTAGACGTTTGA
- a CDS encoding DMT family transporter, whose amino-acid sequence MTVSTPLSGVNHPLKGILLIVLATFLFSSHDALSKYLAGFYPIVMVVWARYLVHTLLMAGIFLPQSGLRVLRSKRPGMQVVRALCLLGTSLFFTAALHYIPLAEATAVNFLAPILVTALSVPLLGEQVTRGQWLAVICGFVGVLIIIHPGGELFTPAVLLPLCSALFFCFYQLLTRILSQYDTPTTSNFFAGLCNTLLVSAMVPFFWQVPTLWHGVLMLALGTCGMIAHLFLTQAFRVAAPALLAPFGYCQIVFAGLLGWLVFNHAPDLTTVVGIGVICMSGLAAAWQQRRR is encoded by the coding sequence ATGACCGTCAGTACTCCCCTTTCCGGCGTCAACCACCCCTTAAAAGGCATTTTGCTGATTGTACTGGCGACGTTCCTGTTCTCCAGCCATGACGCCTTGTCCAAATACCTGGCCGGGTTTTATCCGATCGTGATGGTGGTGTGGGCGCGATACCTGGTGCACACCTTGTTGATGGCCGGCATCTTCCTGCCGCAATCGGGTCTGCGCGTATTGCGCAGCAAGCGGCCGGGGATGCAGGTGGTGCGGGCGCTGTGTCTATTGGGTACGAGCTTGTTTTTCACCGCGGCGCTGCATTACATCCCGCTGGCGGAGGCCACGGCGGTGAACTTCCTCGCACCGATCCTGGTGACGGCGCTCTCGGTACCGTTGCTGGGCGAGCAGGTGACGCGCGGCCAGTGGTTGGCGGTGATCTGTGGCTTTGTCGGTGTGCTGATCATCATCCACCCCGGTGGTGAGCTGTTTACCCCGGCGGTGTTACTGCCGCTGTGTTCAGCGCTGTTTTTTTGCTTCTACCAATTGCTCACGCGCATTCTCAGCCAATATGACACGCCTACCACCAGCAACTTCTTCGCCGGCTTGTGCAATACCTTGTTGGTGAGTGCGATGGTGCCTTTCTTCTGGCAGGTCCCGACGCTGTGGCATGGCGTGTTGATGCTGGCGCTGGGCACTTGCGGGATGATCGCGCACTTGTTTCTTACCCAGGCGTTCCGCGTGGCGGCGCCGGCCTTGCTGGCGCCGTTCGGCTATTGCCAGATCGTGTTCGCGGGGTTATTGGGCTGGCTGGTGTTCAATCACGCCCCGGACCTGACCACGGTGGTCGGTATCGGGGTGATCTGCATGAGCGGGCTGGCCGCTGCCTGGCAGCAGCGGCGCCGGTAG
- a CDS encoding membrane lipoprotein lipid attachment site-containing protein — MKKTVFVLSTLALLTACNKEEKPAPKPAPASVQATLVPATPPTDKWVGKWIGVEGLNLTIAKDDSIGRGHYILTMKYGLDEDDSGTFKGEANEDGIAFTRPDGPQQLSAGDGEATGLKWLADKKDCLIVDTGEGYCRQ; from the coding sequence ATGAAAAAAACTGTCTTTGTTCTGTCTACCCTTGCCCTGCTCACTGCGTGTAACAAGGAAGAGAAGCCAGCCCCCAAGCCCGCTCCGGCGTCCGTACAAGCCACCCTGGTGCCGGCGACACCGCCCACCGACAAATGGGTCGGCAAGTGGATCGGCGTCGAAGGCCTCAACCTCACCATCGCCAAGGACGACAGCATCGGCCGGGGTCACTACATCCTGACCATGAAATACGGCCTTGATGAGGACGACTCCGGCACCTTCAAAGGTGAAGCCAACGAAGACGGCATCGCCTTTACCCGTCCGGACGGCCCGCAGCAACTGAGCGCCGGCGACGGCGAAGCCACCGGTTTGAAATGGTTGGCGGATAAAAAGGATTGCCTGATCGTCGATACTGGCGAAGGGTATTGCCGCCAATAA
- the ypfJ gene encoding KPN_02809 family neutral zinc metallopeptidase, with protein MLWKKGRRSDNVVDARDDSGGGGGGMRFGGGKGLSLTAIVLIVGIGWLTGQDPMQLLGQLTGQMEQAPSVSTQTRQAPPANDEQADFVRAVLGDTEDTWGQVFQENGLAYKNPKLILFRGRVNSACGGATSASGPFYCPADQQVYLDLDFFREMSQRFQAAGDFAQAYVIAHEVGHHVQTLLGISAKIQAARQQGRQMQGDGGLLVRQELQADCFAGVWANRAQKRLNWLEPGDIEEALNAANAIGDDRLQQQGQGRVVPDSFTHGTSAQRVRWFKTGFAQGQITQCDTFTAKSL; from the coding sequence ATGCTATGGAAAAAAGGCCGACGCAGCGACAACGTGGTCGACGCCCGCGATGACAGCGGCGGCGGTGGGGGCGGTATGCGCTTTGGGGGCGGCAAGGGCCTGAGCCTCACGGCCATCGTGCTGATCGTCGGCATCGGCTGGCTGACCGGCCAGGACCCGATGCAGCTCCTCGGCCAATTGACCGGCCAGATGGAGCAGGCACCGTCAGTGAGCACGCAGACGCGCCAAGCGCCACCGGCCAACGATGAGCAGGCGGATTTTGTCCGCGCTGTCCTGGGCGATACCGAAGACACCTGGGGCCAGGTGTTCCAGGAAAATGGCTTGGCCTACAAGAACCCGAAACTGATTCTGTTCCGCGGCCGGGTCAATTCCGCCTGCGGAGGGGCCACCTCGGCCAGCGGCCCGTTCTATTGCCCGGCTGACCAGCAGGTGTACCTGGACCTGGATTTCTTCCGGGAAATGTCGCAGCGCTTCCAGGCCGCTGGTGATTTCGCCCAAGCCTACGTGATCGCCCACGAAGTCGGGCACCACGTGCAGACCTTGCTGGGTATCTCCGCGAAGATCCAGGCAGCACGCCAGCAAGGCCGGCAGATGCAGGGCGACGGTGGCCTGCTGGTACGCCAGGAACTGCAAGCCGACTGCTTCGCTGGGGTGTGGGCCAACCGTGCGCAAAAGCGCCTCAACTGGCTGGAGCCCGGCGACATTGAAGAAGCACTGAATGCGGCCAACGCCATTGGCGATGACCGTCTGCAGCAACAGGGTCAGGGGCGTGTTGTGCCGGACTCGTTTACCCACGGCACCTCGGCACAGCGGGTTCGCTGGTTCAAGACCGGCTTCGCCCAGGGCCAGATCACTCAATGCGACACGTTTACCGCCAAGAGCCTTTAA
- a CDS encoding HAD family hydrolase, producing the protein MSLTDVRHWVFDMDGTLTVAVHDFAAIRVALEIPPEDDILTHLAALPEEVAAAKHAWLLEHERELALGSVAAAGAVDLVRELAGRGYRLGILTRNARELAHITLEAIGLADCFAVEDVLGRDDAQPKPDPDGLLKLAAAWEVAPSEMVMVGDYRFDLDCGRAAGTRTVLVNLPENPWPELADWHASDCAVLHQMIQPRQ; encoded by the coding sequence ATGAGCCTGACGGACGTTAGACATTGGGTATTCGACATGGACGGCACCCTTACGGTGGCCGTGCATGATTTCGCGGCCATTCGCGTAGCGTTGGAAATCCCGCCCGAAGACGACATCCTCACGCACCTGGCGGCGTTGCCGGAGGAAGTTGCAGCGGCCAAGCATGCCTGGCTGCTGGAGCATGAGCGCGAGCTGGCGTTGGGTTCGGTGGCTGCCGCCGGTGCGGTGGACCTGGTGCGCGAACTGGCCGGGCGTGGCTATCGCCTGGGCATCCTGACCCGCAATGCGCGGGAGTTGGCGCATATCACCCTAGAAGCCATTGGCCTGGCGGACTGCTTTGCCGTCGAGGACGTGCTGGGGCGGGATGATGCGCAACCCAAGCCCGATCCGGACGGCCTGCTGAAACTGGCGGCGGCATGGGAAGTAGCGCCCAGCGAGATGGTGATGGTCGGCGATTACCGCTTCGATCTGGATTGTGGCCGGGCGGCGGGGACGCGGACGGTGTTGGTGAATCTGCCGGAGAACCCGTGGCCGGAGTTGGCGGATTGGCATGCATCGGACTGCGCGGTGCTGCATCAGATGATCCAGCCCAGACAATAG
- the tesB gene encoding acyl-CoA thioesterase II produces MSQVLEDLVDLLTLEPIEENLFRGRSQDLGFRQLFGGQVLGQSLSAASQTVEEARHVHSLHGYFLRPGDAKLPVVYSVDRVRDGGSFSTRRVTAIQKGHPIFTCTTSFQYDEQGFDHQTTMPVVVGPENLPSELELTQQRAHLIPEHMRDKLLCPKPIEVRPVTEKDPFNPQPSDPVKYVWFRADGALADAPALHKYLLAYASDFGLLTTSLLPHGKTVWQKDMQVASLDHALWFHADLRADDWLLYAMDSPWAGNSRGFSRGSVYNRAGQLVASVTQEGLIRHRKDWA; encoded by the coding sequence ATGAGCCAAGTATTGGAAGATCTGGTGGACCTGCTGACCCTGGAGCCGATCGAGGAAAACCTCTTTCGCGGCCGCAGCCAGGACCTGGGTTTTCGCCAACTGTTCGGCGGCCAGGTGCTCGGCCAGTCGCTGTCGGCCGCCAGCCAGACGGTAGAAGAAGCGCGGCATGTGCATTCGCTGCACGGTTATTTCCTGCGCCCCGGTGATGCGAAATTGCCGGTGGTGTACTCGGTGGACCGCGTGCGCGACGGCGGCAGCTTCAGCACGCGCCGTGTGACGGCGATCCAGAAGGGCCACCCGATCTTCACCTGCACCACCTCGTTCCAGTACGACGAACAAGGCTTCGACCACCAGACCACCATGCCGGTGGTGGTCGGCCCGGAAAACCTGCCCTCGGAGCTGGAGCTGACCCAGCAGCGTGCGCACCTGATCCCCGAGCACATGCGTGACAAGCTGCTGTGCCCCAAGCCGATCGAAGTGCGCCCGGTCACCGAGAAAGACCCGTTCAACCCGCAGCCGTCCGACCCGGTCAAATACGTGTGGTTCCGCGCCGACGGCGCCCTGGCCGACGCACCGGCGCTGCACAAATACCTGCTGGCCTACGCCTCGGACTTCGGCCTGCTGACCACCTCGCTGCTGCCCCATGGCAAAACCGTATGGCAGAAAGATATGCAGGTCGCCAGCCTCGACCACGCGCTGTGGTTCCACGCCGACCTGCGTGCCGATGACTGGCTGCTCTACGCTATGGACAGCCCGTGGGCCGGCAATTCGCGGGGTTTCTCCCGTGGCAGTGTGTACAACCGCGCCGGGCAACTGGTGGCCTCGGTGACCCAGGAAGGGCTGATTCGCCATCGCAAGGATTGGGCATGA
- a CDS encoding GNAT family N-acetyltransferase, which produces MEPILELESARLLLRQWRDSDLPDFARMCADPQVMRYFPATLSHLESAALIGRIRGHFAEYGFGLWALQRKDTGEFIGLTGLLNVSFDADFTPAVEIGWRLAREHWGLGYASEAAWTALRCGFDRLNLDEIVAFTTEANLPSQKVMQAIGMHYDPQADFEHPKVAADDPLRHHVLYRITRAQWLDTLHG; this is translated from the coding sequence ATGGAGCCGATACTCGAATTGGAAAGCGCGCGTCTTTTGTTGCGCCAATGGCGCGACAGCGACCTGCCGGACTTTGCGCGCATGTGCGCCGACCCGCAGGTGATGCGTTATTTCCCGGCCACACTGAGCCACCTGGAAAGCGCCGCGTTGATCGGCCGCATTCGCGGTCATTTCGCCGAATATGGCTTTGGCCTGTGGGCCTTGCAACGCAAGGACACCGGGGAATTCATCGGCCTCACCGGGTTGCTGAATGTCAGCTTCGATGCCGATTTTACCCCGGCGGTAGAAATCGGCTGGCGCCTGGCCCGCGAACACTGGGGCCTGGGCTATGCCAGTGAGGCCGCGTGGACGGCATTGCGCTGTGGTTTTGATCGTCTGAACCTGGACGAGATTGTCGCCTTCACCACGGAAGCCAATCTGCCATCACAAAAAGTCATGCAGGCCATCGGTATGCATTACGATCCCCAGGCAGATTTTGAACACCCCAAGGTCGCAGCCGATGACCCGCTGCGCCATCATGTTTTGTACCGCATCACCCGTGCCCAATGGTTGGACACGCTGCACGGATAG
- a CDS encoding histone deacetylase family protein translates to MPLPLIYHDDYSPEFPAEHRFPMDKFRLLRDHLVFTGLTEDSQLLRPQLCPPEILALAHDAGYIERYMGGELSREDQRRLGLPWNEALARRTVRAVGGSILATEQALEHGLACHLAGGTHHAHYDYPAGFCIFNDLAVISHYLLASGRVNRVLIFDCDVHQGDGTARILHDTPDAITVSLHCEKNFPARKAQSDWDIPLPMGMADADYLKVVDDALNYLLPLYQPDLVLYDAGVDVHKDDALGYLKLTDEGVAARDESVMRHCLGRDIPVMGVIGGGYSKDRPALARRHGILHHSAQRVWTSSGCH, encoded by the coding sequence ATGCCTTTGCCATTGATCTACCACGATGACTACAGCCCCGAGTTCCCGGCGGAACACCGGTTCCCCATGGACAAGTTCCGCCTGTTGCGCGACCACCTGGTGTTCACGGGACTGACCGAGGACAGCCAACTGCTGCGCCCGCAACTGTGCCCGCCAGAGATTCTGGCCCTGGCCCATGACGCGGGGTATATCGAACGCTACATGGGCGGCGAGTTGTCCCGCGAAGACCAGCGCCGCCTCGGCCTACCCTGGAACGAAGCCCTGGCCCGGCGCACCGTGCGCGCGGTCGGCGGTTCCATCCTGGCGACGGAGCAGGCGTTGGAACACGGCCTGGCCTGCCACCTGGCCGGCGGCACCCACCACGCCCACTACGATTACCCGGCGGGCTTCTGCATCTTCAATGACCTGGCGGTGATCAGCCATTACCTACTGGCCAGCGGCAGGGTCAACCGCGTGCTGATCTTCGATTGCGACGTGCACCAGGGCGATGGCACGGCACGCATCCTCCACGACACGCCGGACGCCATCACCGTATCGCTGCACTGCGAAAAGAACTTCCCCGCCCGCAAGGCCCAGAGCGACTGGGACATCCCGCTGCCGATGGGCATGGCCGACGCCGACTACCTCAAGGTGGTGGACGATGCCCTCAACTACTTGCTGCCGCTCTACCAGCCCGACCTGGTGCTGTACGACGCCGGCGTCGATGTGCACAAGGACGACGCCCTCGGCTACCTCAAGCTGACAGACGAAGGGGTGGCTGCCCGCGATGAAAGCGTGATGCGCCACTGCCTGGGCCGCGACATCCCGGTGATGGGCGTGATCGGCGGCGGCTACAGCAAGGACCGCCCGGCCCTGGCCCGCCGCCACGGCATCCTGCACCACAGTGCGCAACGGGTGTGGACGTCATCAGGTTGTCACTGA